Proteins found in one Zea mays cultivar B73 chromosome 1, Zm-B73-REFERENCE-NAM-5.0, whole genome shotgun sequence genomic segment:
- the LOC732746 gene encoding beta-1,2-xylosyltransferase: protein MMAGRAHGHRNRLRRLIPRLLLLLVAVYAASFAIYLLLQSHSHHQSPPDPTPRTEARDGVLAPSSSQKPWPRLPSFLPWVSSAVPPPPLHTCEAYFGNGFSRRVDVLPAGRGSGGGGWFRCHHSETLGSSICEGARVRLDPALIAMSRGGEPLEQVMGRAEEEELPKYEPGALQVEGPAAGMPVPLVDAGFLNDYVPTGGIGMHTMRALLESTRVVPPGELHCSQWVEEPTLLVTRFEYANLFHTITDWYSAYVSSRVTNLPNRPNVVFLDGHCKAQLEETWEALFSSVTYAKNFTVPVCFRHAILSPLGYETAMFKGLSESFSCEGASVDSLREKPDYEKTARLSEFGEMIVASFDLLQDDIMSSKKSNGLNVLFVRREDYLAHPRHSGKVESRLSNEQEVYDAIDKWAQGLKCKVNVANGLFAHMTMKEQLRAILEASVVIGAHGAGLTHLVSATPDTKVLEIISSMYRRPHFALISHWKSLEYHAINLPGSFARVTDVINELRKILEGLGC from the exons ATGATGGCTGGCAGAGCTCATGGCCACAGAAACCGCCTCCGCCGCCTCATCCCgcggctcctcctcctcctcgtcgccGTCTACGCCGCCTCCTTCGCGATCTACCTCCTCCTCCAGTCCCATTCCCACCACCAGTCGCCGCCGGACCCCACCCCCAGGACTGAAGCCCGTGACGGTGTCCTGGCGCCGTCGTCCTCGCAGAAGCCGTGGCCGCGCCTCCCCTCCTTCCTGCCCTGGGTGTCCAGCgccgtgccgccgccgccgctgcacaCCTGCGAGGCCTACTTCGGCAACGGCTTCTCCCGCCGCGTGGACGTCCTGCCCGCGGgccgcggcagcggcggcggcggctggttcCGGTGCCACCACAGCGAGACGCTGGGAAGCTCGATCTGCGAGGGCGCCAGGGTTCGGCTTGACCCGGCGCTCATCGCGATGTCGCGCGGCGGGGAGCCGCTGGAGCAGGTGATGGGCCGCGCCGAGGAGGAGGAGCTACCCAAGTACGAGCCCGGCGCGCTGCAGGTGGAGGGGCCGGCGGCGGGTATGCCGGTGCCCCTGGTGGACGCAGGGTTCCTCAACGACTACGTACCCACCGGCGGGATCGGGATGCACACTATGAGGGCGCTGCTCGAGTCGACGCGCGTTGTGCCACCCGGTGAGCTGCACTGCTCCCAG TGGGTTGAAGAACCGACACTTCTGGTCACTCGTTTCGAATATGCGAACCTTTTCCACACAATTACGGACTGGTACAGTGCATATGTTAGTTCCAGAGTCACGAATTTACCAAACCGTCCTAATGTTGTATTCTTGGATGGCCATTGCAAG GCACAATTAGAGGAAACATGGGAAGCACTTTTCTCAAGTGTGACATATGCTAAGAACTTCACTGTTCCTGTTTGTTTCCGACATGCCATTCTTTCACCATTGGGCTATGAGACTGCCATGTTTAAGGGTCTTAGCGAGAGCTTCAGCTGTGAAGGTGCCTCCGTAGATTCACTCCGAGAAAAACCAGACTATGAAAAAACTGCACGGTTATCTGAATTCGGGGAAATGATTGTAGCTTCTTTTGATCTTCTGCAGGATGACATCATGTCATCCAAAAAATCGAATGGACTCAATGTTCTCTTTGTTCGACGAGAAGACTACCTGGCCCACCCGCGCCACAGTGGTAAGGTTGAATCGAGACTAAGCAATGAGCAGGAGGTGTATGATGCAATTGACAAGTGGGCACAAGGCCTGAAATGCAAAGTGAATGTCGCGAACGGTCTTTTTGCCCACATGACCATGAAGGAGCAACTCCGTGCTATCCTGGAAGCTTCAGTGGTAATAGGGGCTCATGGGGCTGGTCTAACACACTTGGTTTCAGCAACTCCTGATACAAAGGTTCTTGAGATTATCAGCAGCATGTACCGGCGCCCACATTTTGCACTTATCTCACACTGGAAGTCTTTAGAGTACCATGCCATAAATCTCCCTGGATCATTTGCAAGGGTCACAGATGTCATCAACGAGTTGAGAAAAATACTGGAAGGTCTCGGATGCTGA